The segment tgcatttttctcCTGCAGGCAAAGGAAACTAAAAGGAGTTCCCAaaaacattttgggttttttttttcttcagttggtTTGTTTAAGGACGATTATTCTGGCATCTAGATGCActggagaggacagagactggaagAAGTCAGTGAAACGTGGGAGAAGAAAGTTCACATGTACTGAGAGCTTCTACAAGCCAAACACTACGGTGAGCATTCTGTGCCCACGATAATCTTATTTAACCTACCCAATAACGCTATATACAATAACAAAGGTATTTTCATCCCACTTTATAGAAATTgagaaagaaaccaaggctcTGAACGGTTAGGTGACTTGCCCAAAACAGGTGCCGAAGCCACGCTATTGGTATCAGAGCTGAAGGACTTCCAAATCACCATTTATTCTTCTACAATAAACGTCCACGAAATAAACTGGGCCCTAGGCTTCAGAAACGACACTGGGAATGGAGAGCAAAAACACGAGCAATGTATGTACGTGGTCAGACATTTTCGGAGAATTcgtaaaagtaaaatattttaaccgTAGGCATTCTAGTCTCCCTGTCACTTATCTCCCGTTGTGTTGAGAGGTACTGGGAAAGGCTCCCGAAGTTTTGGGGTTCGCAGAGGCGGCCAGGACTCTAAGCGCGAGGCCCCGAGAAGGGTcgtcggggtgggggagggggatggcgGCTCCCTGGGCCCGAGGGGGCTGCCAGAGACGTGGACGAAGGGctggggcaaagggagggagccCACGCGAGGCGAGACGTTCCACACCTGAATGAGTCCGCTGAGGACACCGAAGAGCCAGTGCTTGCTGTAGACCGTGCTCCCTATGCAGTCTCCCCCAgcaccctcctcaccctcctcatcCCGACTGGGCAGCGGCGGCGAAGGGTTGCGGTCCATGACTTCCCCGCCACTCGCTCTGAGGAGCCGCGCCGGAAGCCGCCGGAGGAGGCGATAGGCCTGCTGGCGCCAGAGGGCCCGGCACGCCTGGTGCGGCTCCCGCTACAGCGCCCTCTGCTGCCCGGAGCCCTGCCGGCCTGAGTacctgctctgtgcccacaggTTTGGGAGCCCAGATGACTTAATCTCCAACGACCCCACCCTTTCTGGGACCCAACCGCGGTCATATTCATAACTGTTATTTGCCAGTTTCAGCGGACCAGATATTCCACCTCCCCAGGAGCTCTTAGCCAGATTGGAAGGGACAGGCAATGGGGGACAGCGGTCTCTGGTACAGACATGAATCTCGAAGCTGTCGTAGACCCCCTGATCTCTGGGCACCATTGACATTCTTAAAGACATCAGGCGCTCATTCTTCTCCCAGGTGTGGTTGGAATCCTGGGAAAGATATAAGTTACCAGGAAGATCGTCAACACTACAACTCCATGTATTTTCAGTTCGTGTTTCTATTTAGTTCGATGGTATTCAACCTCAGACCCAACGCTACTACCCCCACCctgcaataaatattttcccatatcTACTTTACTTTGATGAAAGACGTTTATAGATGATATTATCTACCTCAATatgtaatttcaaaaatattaatatcattccctcacataaaggaaaaataaaattaatttaaaatcatgtattttaagatttttaaattaatgattccCTAAACGaaatagaattaatttaaaataaaacgacacgtattttaatattttaaatattagaagaCATAATAGAAGTCTCCAGTGTTAGCACAGCTACATCAAATCACTGTGAACCCACCAGTTAGATATGCAGAATGACAGAGGTGTTATTCCATCAGAGactgtgcttctctctctttttctttttaatgttttatttatttttgaaggagagagagaccgagcgtgagcaggggaggagcagagagagagggagacatagaatctgaagcaggctccaggctccgagctgtcagcccagagcccgacgtggggctcgaactcacaaactgggagatcatgacctgagccgaagtcggacgcttagcgactgagccacccaggcgcccccagactgtgCTTCTCAAAATCATAcacaaagaatgataaaatttCTACCAAAACGAAGTTCCAGCTTACATAGCAATTGCACTTCCAGAAAATTCTAAGGTATATTAAAACTGGACAAAAAATAATccatgctggggtgcctgggtggctcagtctgttaagcgtctgactttggctcaggtcatgatctcgctgggtttgtgagttcgagccccacatcgggctctgtgctaacagttcagagcctggagcctccttcagattctgtgtctactcctctctctgtccctcccatgctcatgctctgttctctttctgtctctcaataataaataaacgtttaaaaaaatttttttaaacctctataTTAACATGTAAAATACAGTTGGATCCCAGGttcaaataattacaaatatttttttcactgtgtGTGTAGGTAAAGGCAGACCCAGGTTTTGTGGGACCTGAATTATGCAATTTGGGGAGCCTCCTTTAGGAAGaacaatataaaattacaaatattaaattagttacaataggaaatatttatttagaataggAAAAAAGTGATCAATTTTAAATAgccaaataatatttaaaacatcacaaaaaaaggggcacctgagtggctcagtcggttaagcatcgacttcagctgaggtcatgatctctcagtctgcgagtttgagccctgtgtcgggctctgtgctgtcagcaaagagcctggaacctgcttcagattctgtgtctccctctctctctgcctcccctccactcactctctgtctctcaaacatgaataaacgttaaaaaactttttttaaataaataaaacatcacaaaatccagaaaaatatccaaatattttatattaataagcAGCCCAACACACTTCtacaatcctttttcttttttttttttttttttttttttttttttttttataatttttttttttaattttttttttaacgtttatttatttttgagacagagacggagcatgaacgggggaggggcagagagagggagacacagaatctgaaacaggctccaggctctgagctgtcagcacagagcccgacgcggggctcgaactcacggaccgtgagatcatgacctgagccgaagtcggccgcttaaccgactgagccacccaggcgcccctacaatcctttttctttcttttagtagatttatttttagggCAGTTCTAGGTGCACAACGATATTAAgagcagaaggtacagaaatttcccatataAACTGACCTCATGCATAGCTTCCTCATTATCGGCATTCCCACCAGACTGGAATATTTGATACAATTGATGAATCTATACtggcacatcattatcacccagggTGTACCTTAGGGTTCATTCTTCGTATTGTACACTGTATGGGTTTGGGCAaatttataataatgtatatcCACCTTTATTGGACCATGCTCTAAAAACCCTCTGAGCTTTGCATGTTTacaacaattttattaaaattttgtatgtttatttttttgagagagagagaaagaatacgcaagcaggggaggggcagggagaaggaggaacAGAAGCCCGtgcaggctccacatcatcagcacagagcctgatgtggggcttgaactcatgaaccacgagatcatgatctgagccaagaccaagagtcagacacttaaccaactgagccacgaggCACCCttacaacatttttaatatagtGTTTTCTGAATTATCTTTGATCTTCTCTTTATATGACAATGACTTCGtaagataattttttataatgacaaataaaaagataattctgCCTTTAATTATACTTGGAAGTAGCTGAAAACCACataaatagggatgcctgggtggctcagtcagttaagcatctgactcttgattttagctcaggtaatgatctcctggTTAGAGAGACCTAGTCCCACATCATGTTGACAACACcaagtttgcttgggattctctctctctctcaatctctgcccttccccccagtCATGCAaacacatgcactctctttctttctctctctctaaataaataaacatttttttaaatatcacagaaATATGTCTCACTAAATGCAAACAACTTCTACTTCCAATTCAACTTCTTCTTAGTCAGATCCCCAAAATGCCTGTGCCCACTCCAGTCCCACTCAACACAAGAGGAAAAGTGATGGTAGAATGCTGGCGTGAACACAGAGGCATTAACTGCTTCAGTTAAAATGTTTCACTTCTGCAGATTTTACAAAGTAATTGACCATATGAATCCTTTCCAAGGGCATCTCCATGGGTCTTGGAATAGTTCTGTAGAAGTGAAGAGACTTTGGAGCTGAAGCTTCATCAGATTCACAGTAAATGTGACTCTGTCTAAATGCATGTCTGATAGGACACTGCAGAGTCAAGCAAGACTCAGGATGATTCTCTGTTGGCAGCACTGTTCTATACATCCTAAGCTGTGTGTACTTCTGGCCCATCCGGCAATGACCTCCAATCACACGTCAAGCAAAAGTATCCGCAGATATACCCAAAAGCTAGGATGGGGATGGCTGCAGCACTGGCCTGTTGAAAACAAGGGTTCAGAACTTTCTCTGGCCAGGGCCTGACCTGTAGGGTCAATATATAGTCTGCATTGTATGCTCCCTATTATGGGCATATATTTTACTCGAAATTAGTATTATGGTTTTTTAGTGCCTTATCTCCTTGGAAAAAAAGTGATAAGGTAAATTGATCATCTTCATGGCATTAAAGGGACCCAAAAGGCTGTCATTTGATGTTTCCACATGACAATGACAAATTGGATTTCACAACCATTTATTAATGCTTCTATGTGCTTTTTATAAAGTATGTTGTAGGAGGGAATATAGAATTCACTAATTATACTTAGGAACTATTCCCGCCCTCAGGgggctctcagcccctctcctgagTGCAGAGCAAAGAGGAAGCTCAGTACTTTCTAGGCAGGCCAGCAGGTCGAAAGTGGTTGGGGTCTTTGCCGCTCCGGCCCCATTCATTGGCGGCCTGGTCAGCCTTCGAGTCCTGTGCTCCGTGGCCGCTGCTTCTGTGGCTGAAAAAGTCTGTGACTCTCTGAGAATTCTCTCTGGCGTCGCTGGAATGCAGCAAGGCAGGTAGGAGATTAATTAGGGGGCTGAGGAGCAATTGCCCATAACTCCCATCTCTCTTCTTTGCAAGGGAGGGCTGCTAACAGGAGCCAAGGAAAGAGGGGCTAAAACACTGACCCCCTGGCCCAGAAACAGAGCATGTCAGCCCAGGCTGATCTCTTACTGGGAGAACAGCACCCATAGGGGAAGGATCGGGAATCACCCACTCCTCCTGGCCTTGCTCTGACTCCATCAGCCACTCACGCCAACACTGGgcgcagaggggagggtgggcaagAGAAGGAGGAGCCACAGTGTCTACAGGAGACTTCTCCAGGGCTTGGCCCCTCCTGGCTGTCCAAGGCAGCCAGGCTCAGCTCACCCAGCCCTGCatccccaggagcccctgttacCTGATCACTTTGGCCGCCCAAGCGCCCCCAGGTCCCCTCTGTGCGGCATCATGGTTCCCCCGGGCATGGAAGTATTTGTCTGCACCTATGTAATTGGCTTCTCTCATGTCAGAGTAGGCTCTCCACATGTCTTTAGTCCctggaaaggaaagcaaatgaTGAGATGAAGGTGATCGTGTCTTGGCAAAATAGAGGAATAAGACATTTTCCTCCCACCGATTCTAAGATCTCAGTCTTTGACAAAATCCATGGAGAGGATGTTGGCTGGGATGAGTGTTCCTTTACATTTCACTTCCCTGGGTGAATGTTATGAGAAGCACCCTTGGTGCAAGTTTTATTCTGCTTGATTCCATTCTGAGTACTGTTACTACTTTATGTTTGCCTGTGGGATGTGTGTGAACAAGAGGTGGGATGGTCTTTAAGGGATGCTTTGTCTTGCGATGACGTCTACCTGGACAGACACAGGGAACCCTCTGACTGGGGCGTGAGAACAAAAGCAAGTGAGAGGGAGGCTGCTGACCCAGAGGGCTCCCAACCAGGTCAAGGGTAGAAATTCATCCCTGTGGGCAGCTTGAAGACAACTTGGTCCTAAGTATTTCTGAAAGTCTGGGGCATATTTGCCACCCAGGCAACTGTCAGAAGTCAACCAGCAGGTGGTAAAGGGGAGTTCCCCTAGAgagatttacaaaaacaggtcATCAGACGCAGAAAAAGTACAACTGGTCCCCCACCTCTAAAGTTCAGTGTCCTCCCAGTAAATGCAGGAGTATATTGCCATCCGCAGGGTGGTTATGCAGATGTACTGAGAAAAATGCACGTATAACTTCTAGAAGATTGTAGGTGTTCAATATGCtatcacttctctgggccttcgGAAGGCTGGGACAAAAACAGTAAAGCGACTAAGCTAAGAGGAAGACCAGACAGTTACAGACTGAAGGAATCTGAGCAGGCTACATAAAATGCAGACCCTGAAAAAGTaatgtatggggtgcctgggtggctcagtcagttaaatgtccaacttcagctcaggtcacgatctcacggttcgtgaatttgagccctgcatcgggctctgtgctgacagctcagagcctggaacctgctttggattctgtgtctcctctgtctctgttctcctcccctgctcacactctgtctctctctcaaaaattaataaacattaaaaaaaaaagtaatgtagtAGGCAAAAGAGAAAGACCTAGTGTCGAGCGTAATCATAGTTTATGTAATATCCACGTAATGCCTTATcttcattttatgtgtttattatttctactgTTTAGGATTCATTCATACATGCAAagctcttagaacagtgcctgggacagGCTGAGCTCAGCTACTGTTGGTTGTAGTTACTAAGAGCACAAGTTTGATGCACCCACTTCATGGCTGAGACACAGCAATGAGCTGTCCCCGGTTTGCCACTAGGTGGCAATGGAGTCCCACTTGTGAGTGGGGAGCAGGCGCCCTGGACCCCAGATGTCTTCTGCTCTGCTGCAAGTTAAAACCCAAAGCTTATGTGACCTTCGTCCTGGGGATCCCCATGGAACAGTGCAATGCTGGCCAGAAGGGCCAGGGCTGGAGGGATAGGACACATGTCGTTTAAGGGGAGAAACCACCAGTAGAAAATAAGCTCTAGACATCTAGCGCACAGTAAAATGAAGGCAAATCAATACCGTATCGTAATTAGCAAACTTGCTACAGTCTAGAACTTAATTATCTCAACTACTAAAGGGAAAGGATAATTATGTCACGTGATAGAGGTGCTCTCTAGAGCCACAATGCCAATCATATTAAGTAAACAAATGTGTCATTAACATGCATTCGCCTTAAATATACACGAAGTTATAAGGCCAGATGTGGTTCAATTGTTCAAAAAACTGGGAAACTGCTGTCTTGCAAACCGTGCTGCTTTTCTTCCCACTTGTGGCCTTTGCCCTGTGGGGATGTGGCCTCCACTGTGGTCAATTCTGGTGGGGGGCCAGTTGCTGCCTTCCCCGGACCGCCATCCTTTGGTCCTTACCTTGACCAGCTTCCTTGAGGAACGTGAGCCATCTTTGGCTGCTGACGCCCAGGACCAGGGAGCACAACAGGATGCCCACGAAAAGCTTCATCCTGCAGCAGAGTCACAGAAACACACAAGGACGACAcacttttggtttggtttggtttggggttttcgGGGGGAGGCACGTGGACCCACACCTGTATCTTACCTATTACCTACATCTACTTAGTGTTAGATGTTACcgatatctatttatctatacaCATACCtgcataaatacacacatatgtgtacgtATACacctgtgtatatacacatgtgtgcataAATGTAGGTAGAAAGAAATAGGcaatgtgtatacacatatatacgcaGGTGACACACGATACATAGAACAGAGGGTCCAGTTCTCCGTTGCCATTTGCCCCATAGGAATCCCAGTAAGAGAGATCGCGCTGCGCTTCTAATATAAACCACGTGCCATTTCAGTCGTCCCCTAGGAGCCCTGAAACCCGCTGTCCGGAAAGTTTCCAAAGAGGCCTTTGGGGATTTCGTGACCGTgtacccatctgtaaaatgaggattgtGGGACATTGCACACATCTTTGCAGAACGCCTGCTCTACCCATCCGTGAACTCCCACAGAGAAACTACACGACCAAATCCCAATCCCAGAAAGTATTCCCATCTGGAGAATTCAAATTGCCAGGAGAGTAGAttcagggaggaagcagagagtgAGGACACAGCCCAAGAACGCCTTCGGGTTAGAGAATCTGCAAAGAAGGAAAGTGTAGGCAAGTCTAGCACCTCACCTTCGGCTGTCCCTTCCTGCCGAGGCTCCTGGTGAGGCTGAGCTGCCCGTGTCTCCTGCCTGCGAGGGGGGCTGGCATTATATATACTGACACTCTGCTAGGGGAGTGGGTGGGAAAGCAGGTGTGAAGCAAAAACACTGAGATTTGGGAAATTCCTTTTGGCCAGCACACAGCATCCAGAACATCAGGCTCCTTCTTCACGCCCGTCTACTTTCCAAGGTTGTGCAATCTGGCAGCTTTGAGGCGTGTAGCAAACTTGGAAATTTCTGCCTGTTTCCAGTGTCACTCCTGGTAAGAAAAGTTTTCTTCCCCACACAATAGTGTATTGAGAAATGCTGGGCAGGGTAATCAAAATTAGAAAGGAGAATCGATTGCCTGAAGAATGAGAGACAAAGGGCAAATGGGGGAGCAGCAGGGGCTCCATTAAAGGGGTGGCTCAAGATAAAGCTGGGACCCCAGGGAGCAGAAGTTGGAGAGGAAGGACAGACAACCAGGAAAATGGAGCTTCCGGCACCCAGTGGGTGGACTCGACCCTGATCAGTTGCTATGGAAGCTCCCAATGGCACGTTACAACTGAGGAACTGCAGTGTAGAAATGTGATAACAGTGTCACATGGGAAGGACGCATTAAAAATGGTCAGGAAAAGGGCATCTGGATGACtgtgtctgttaagcatctgactcctgacttttgctcaggtcatatctcctggctcatgagtttgttgagccctgcattgggctctgcattgacactatggaccctacttgggattccttctctccttgtctctctctctgccattctccctctctcaaaaatcaataataaacatttttaaggaaatgatcAGGAAATAGCCCACCAGCTGCTAAGTTATCAGACGAGAAGATTCAGGAAGGGTGCAGAGAAAGCTGGGATGCTGCCCAAGATGGGCGGTTGTGATGATACAGCTGTTTCAGCTGGAAAAGCAGGACTGGGCTTCACTGTGGGAGCTGAGGAAGATTATGCTGGGAAGAAATTGCACACAGGCGCTATTAGCCTGGCGGAGGCCATGGTCCACTCACCAACCTACCCATCACTGCCCCTTCACGAGAAAGGGAAAGTTTCAGGTCATTGGATTTCCCTGGAGATGAGAGAGTTATGGATGTGTAATGTGGCAGCAATGATGGGGGACCTGGAGGACAGACCTGCATCCAGTGTCCTTCTTACAGTGGGCTCCAGGGCTGGACACCTGAGGACGGTAGTAGGGCAAGGAAGGCCCCTCCCAGGGAGCGAGAGCTCAGGGGTTCTGCCCCGATTGTGTCTGGGAGAAGAAGTATATGAGCAGACACTGGAGATGCTAGGGCCTCCAAGCTGATGCAAGCAAATCCTGGAGGCTGGACAGCGCAGAGCTGGGAAGATGGTAAATCACAGCCAGGAAGGAGGTGGGCCCCGTACTCCCGAAGTCACCCAGAGAAGAAGCAGGATGCGGACCTTGGATATGTTACAGGACAGGAGGAGTTCCGAGCAGGACGCGGCAGAGGGGAGGCTGACCCAGGACGAAGCAAATCAGGCAAGGACTGCACTGGTGTGAGGATATCACTGTCTTAGATTGGAGCCTGCCACTCTGGGAGTGATGCCTCTCTCTGGGTCTGGAGTTATGTTAATTCTTCAGATACAATGAGATGAATGTTGTAAGGCAGACAACTGTCAGAGGATCTCTCTGTCCCTGTGGTTCTCTTTTCCAAGGCAATGCTAAGCGACATTTAGAAATTCTGCATACAAATCATTACCTGGGAAAGGTGGGGTCCGTGAGCTCTGCCCAGGCCAGGACCCTCAACAGCTTTGGCTCCCTGGGTCCTAGGAGTAGAcatgtggggagaggggcagttaTCAACCTTCCACAGCCCTTGGTGACAGGGAACTTGGGGGGCCGCTTCACAGAGGAGGCCATGTGAT is part of the Felis catus isolate Fca126 chromosome D1, F.catus_Fca126_mat1.0, whole genome shotgun sequence genome and harbors:
- the LOC102902249 gene encoding serum amyloid A protein-like isoform X1 produces the protein MASSVKRPPKFPVTKGCGRLITAPLPTCLLLGPREPKLLRVLAWAELTDPTFPRMKLFVGILLCSLVLGVSSQRWLTFLKEAGQGTKDMWRAYSDMREANYIGADKYFHARGNHDAAQRGPGGAWAAKVISDARENSQRVTDFFSHRSSGHGAQDSKADQAANEWGRSGKDPNHFRPAGLPRKY
- the LOC102902249 gene encoding serum amyloid A protein-like isoform X2, whose product is MKLFVGILLCSLVLGVSSQRWLTFLKEAGQGTKDMWRAYSDMREANYIGADKYFHARGNHDAAQRGPGGAWAAKVISDARENSQRVTDFFSHRSSGHGAQDSKADQAANEWGRSGKDPNHFRPAGLPRKY